The Sulfurospirillum diekertiae genomic sequence ACCGCGCCAAACTTCATATCCCTGAAATCTCTAGCATTGACATCCAATACTTAGATGATAAAATCGTTGAAGTATTGGACAATGACTCTGAATTTTACCTCACAAAACAACGCTTCTTAGGTTCTTTTAATGGCGAAGTTCTCTTTGTTTTTAACAACTATTCAGCTCAAGTATTTTGTAGCCTTTTACTCAAACAAGAGATCAGCGATGAAAACGATATTAAATCATCTATTATGGAACTTACTAACATTATCACCTCTGCCTGCATTGGTAAATTCTGTGAAATTATTCATGGCGAAACTATTTTTAAAGTTCCAACTATTGAAAAACGCGACATCTCGGAAATGGATAAATATGACAAAATTGAAGGATACGACAACGTTATTGTCATCAAAACAGCTCTTGATATTGAAAAAGAAAATATCTTAGGACATATGTTTATCCTTCTTAACAATGAAATGTTAGAGCAACTCAAAAGCACTATAGATAAGCTAGAGCAATGATAAACTGCGAAAAAATAATTGATTCCATCAATGTGGGTATCTTAATTGTTGATACAGATCTAAATATCTACTACATCAATAAATGGTTTGCTGTTCACAATAATATTGAAGCTGAGCATATTATAGGAAAAAATCTCCTCTCGTTGTTTGAATTAACTTCAGAGCGATTAAAATCGCTCCAACGTCACATTAAAGCGGCTCTGACACTGAACAGCCCCTCTTTTTTTACGGCTGATTCCAATGATTACCTTTTCCCCGTGAAAAACTCTATGACAACAAAATCTATTTTTGAGTTTATGCAACAAGATGTCACCATCATGCCATACAACCTTGAAACAAAGCAAGTAACCATACTGATTTACGATCAAACGGGATTAATGGAAGAAAAATCACGATGCCATAAAGAGAGCGAAGAACTGGCAAAAGCAGTCAAAATTGCCAATGCAACCATTCGAAAACTCGAAACCGCAAAAAGTAAACTCATTAAGCAAAAAGATATCATTTATAAACAAGCGCATTATGATCACTTAACCTC encodes the following:
- a CDS encoding sensor domain-containing diguanylate cyclase, translating into MINCEKIIDSINVGILIVDTDLNIYYINKWFAVHNNIEAEHIIGKNLLSLFELTSERLKSLQRHIKAALTLNSPSFFTADSNDYLFPVKNSMTTKSIFEFMQQDVTIMPYNLETKQVTILIYDQTGLMEEKSRCHKESEELAKAVKIANATIRKLETAKSKLIKQKDIIYKQAHYDHLTSLANRTLLNQRLQLLMENNQYSGKKFGVLFLDLDNFKEINDSMGHDVGDMILIHVAKTLLLATRKTDTVARFGGDEFIILVDEIEEIKTLEHIAQKLIDAIHQPIRIHHLDINITMSIGISLFPDSGKDFNQLIKNADLALYLAKESGRNNFKIFS
- a CDS encoding chemotaxis protein CheX; translated protein: MTKSSFNPQQEDILKELINVSFGLSASLIGDMLDNRAKLHIPEISSIDIQYLDDKIVEVLDNDSEFYLTKQRFLGSFNGEVLFVFNNYSAQVFCSLLLKQEISDENDIKSSIMELTNIITSACIGKFCEIIHGETIFKVPTIEKRDISEMDKYDKIEGYDNVIVIKTALDIEKENILGHMFILLNNEMLEQLKSTIDKLEQ